One Trichomycterus rosablanca isolate fTriRos1 chromosome 10, fTriRos1.hap1, whole genome shotgun sequence DNA window includes the following coding sequences:
- the tmem26b gene encoding transmembrane protein 26b has product MLQFICAVVTRLLFILLSLIGVWRVIIVKNDKLYGCLLLLFIPLVIEMIITLKRRKGGSCKWFSPAIFLFLISIIPSIWILELDQHNQRNHTKCEKLIDILTNTSSLNDLSKDSKIFLTVCANDWILALHQVLLILLIVGKWLMPMEGLTRDQLSQLLLIFVGTAADILEFTSETLSDVKDKNFVLVYIILGVWTWSMLQFPYHLSVLTVNEEGENQGRFSLSRHSADIWTTVEALLIHDGPFLLVRLIIMTHFGIIHQMLVFFAIKNFLVVLLNAYRLCVVCWASRSVSSDGVSGPPSERVNCI; this is encoded by the exons ATGTTACAATTTATCTGTGCAGTCGTGACTAGATTACTGTTTATTTTGCTCTCATTGATCGGTGTGTGGAGAGTGATAATCGTCAAAAATGACAAACTCTACGGGTGTCTGCTTCTCCTCTTCATACCACTGGTGATTGAAATGATTATAACTCTGAAGAGAAGGAAAGGGGGGAGCTGTAAGTG GTTCTCGCCGGCCATCTTCCTCttcctgatcagcattataccCAGCATTTGGATCCTCGAGCTGGATCAACATAATCAACGCAACCACACCAAG tgTGAGAAACTTATTGATATTCTTACGAATACTAGCAGCCTCAACGATTTGTCCAAG GACTCTAAGATCTTTTTGACTGTGTGCGCCAACGACTGGATCCTAGCGCTGCACCAGGTCTTGCTCATACTGCTGATCGTGGGCAAGTGGCTGATGCCCATGGAAGGCCTCACCCGCGATCAGCTATCGCAGCTGCTTCTCATCTTCGTGGGCACGGCCGCCGACATCCTCGAGTTCACCAGCGAGACGCTGTCTGACGTCAA agataagaactttgTGCTGGTGTACATTATTCTGGGCGTCTGGACGTGGAGCATGCTGCAGTTCCCCTACCACCTCTCAG TGCTGACTGTAAACGAGGAGGGTGAAAACCAGGGTCGCTTCAGCCTCTCCAGACACAGTGCAGATATCTGGACCACGGTGGAAGCGCTGTTGATCCACGACGGCCCGTTTCTGTTGGTCCGTCTGATCATCATGACTCACTTCGGAATCATTCACCAAATGTTGGTCTTTTTCGCCATCAAGAATTTCCTGGTGGTGCTGCTCAACGCGTACAGGCTGTGTGTCGTCTGCTGGGCTTCCAGGTCCGTCTCATCCGACGGCGTCTCAGGGCCTCCGTCCGAACGCGTGAACTGTATTTaa